A region from the Brachyspira hampsonii genome encodes:
- the coaE gene encoding dephospho-CoA kinase (Dephospho-CoA kinase (CoaE) performs the final step in coenzyme A biosynthesis.): MERNIVGVYGLICSGKSSFSKMLAKEMNALYIDADLIGHRALIDNKDNIVKEFSESILDENNNIDRKKLGDIVFGNAKRLKRLQELNYPYIENKVKEMVESTDKDVVIEAALIMRSKITSICSSLIYVNAKTSDIIKRMKKTRNISETEARKRLKMQRDVKNNRFDADILINNMKDYNNLIIISKKLGRYYGVKSKSKHRRKRRFY, from the coding sequence ATGGAAAGAAATATTGTAGGAGTATATGGACTTATATGCTCCGGAAAAAGTTCATTTTCTAAGATGCTTGCTAAGGAAATGAATGCATTATATATTGATGCCGATTTGATAGGGCATAGGGCTTTGATTGATAATAAAGATAATATAGTAAAAGAGTTTTCAGAATCTATATTAGATGAAAATAATAATATAGACAGAAAAAAACTTGGCGATATAGTGTTTGGCAATGCTAAAAGATTAAAAAGACTTCAGGAACTTAATTATCCGTATATAGAAAATAAAGTAAAAGAGATGGTAGAAAGCACAGATAAAGATGTTGTTATAGAAGCGGCACTTATTATGCGAAGCAAAATTACTTCTATATGCAGCAGCCTAATATATGTCAATGCAAAAACTTCTGATATTATTAAAAGAATGAAAAAAACTAGAAATATTTCAGAAACTGAAGCAAGAAAAAGATTAAAAATGCAAAGAGATGTTAAAAATAATAGATTCGATGCCGATATTCTAATAAACAACATGAAAGATTATAATAATTTAATTATAATCTCTAAAAAATTAGGAAGGTATTATGGAGTTAAATCAAAATCCAAACATAGAAGAAAAAGGCGCTTCTATTAA
- a CDS encoding tetratricopeptide repeat protein — MKKNIFKKRLLLSLFIFQILAFHAFSQNTAENALKLYNERNYESSIRILESLNVKPSDLDLYLLLIDNYIKLNNFAMVETLIADAERYHSRNYRLLERKLIMELLNNRNSEARTTVNTIKQLDNKNYIANYAEGVLSERSGYYQTAMNMYERARVINRVRPEATVSLAYLYLANGDSNAALRLFNENMTNNPRMAESYYHLANYYYLNKEYNKSLDEINNALFYYTNYNDANILKANVFISLNRYDEAIAILEYMPDTGFKNDSKYYYIGNVYEGANNYLRAKNAYINYLRTKPEDELGRLAYERVLLHTNPTPDYERDRAALYYGNLASYYTRLADNVRAQAYLKHMLKLNPANTYARLMLSDVYRRMGLEEKSLEELEIAKNVNPEEKSIIYKYDSYKRKLDKNIVSKSWGIEQYNIETPGFTVAITDTITAQKDSPLFLNTSLYQTLAYVLPQFGRFKVLEMYTNYYDTIDLYRELNRRNVDYFLRGSAFQNNDTFTIMLDLVDVKSEKVVTNFTVMTRGREKVMGAAVMAGRVINNSIPFYSKVIKIHNDNIYINAGRMQGVTNNMNLILYDTSIPRTDLSTRGYNSAVGMIKVITADENVSLVKLIDGRLLNKVNLNQIVMPYITNTVQSTNTNANAVN, encoded by the coding sequence ATGAAGAAAAATATTTTTAAAAAAAGATTATTGTTAAGTCTTTTTATTTTTCAAATATTGGCTTTTCATGCTTTTTCTCAAAATACTGCAGAAAATGCTTTGAAACTGTATAATGAAAGAAATTATGAAAGTTCCATAAGAATATTAGAGTCTCTTAATGTTAAGCCTAGCGATTTAGATTTATATCTGTTATTGATAGATAATTATATAAAACTAAATAATTTTGCTATGGTTGAAACTTTAATAGCAGATGCTGAACGATATCATTCAAGAAATTACAGATTGCTTGAAAGAAAGTTAATTATGGAGCTTTTAAATAATAGAAATTCAGAAGCGAGAACAACTGTTAATACTATAAAGCAATTGGATAATAAAAATTATATAGCTAATTATGCAGAAGGTGTTCTCAGTGAGAGATCCGGATATTATCAAACAGCTATGAATATGTATGAAAGGGCTAGGGTTATCAATAGGGTAAGACCTGAGGCTACTGTTTCATTGGCATATTTGTATCTTGCTAATGGCGACAGTAATGCTGCTTTAAGATTATTTAATGAAAATATGACAAATAATCCTAGAATGGCTGAATCTTATTATCATTTAGCTAATTATTATTATTTGAATAAAGAATATAATAAATCTTTAGATGAAATTAATAATGCTTTATTTTACTATACCAATTATAATGATGCTAATATATTGAAAGCTAATGTATTTATTTCTTTAAATAGATATGATGAGGCAATAGCTATATTAGAATATATGCCTGATACAGGATTTAAAAATGATTCTAAATATTATTATATAGGTAATGTTTATGAGGGAGCTAATAATTATTTACGTGCTAAAAATGCATATATAAATTACCTTAGAACTAAGCCTGAAGATGAACTTGGAAGACTTGCTTATGAGAGAGTTCTGCTTCATACTAATCCTACTCCTGATTATGAGAGAGATAGGGCTGCTTTATACTATGGAAATTTAGCCTCTTATTATACTAGACTTGCTGACAATGTTAGAGCTCAGGCATATTTAAAACACATGTTAAAATTAAATCCTGCTAACACTTATGCAAGATTAATGCTTTCAGATGTTTATAGAAGAATGGGGTTGGAAGAAAAATCTTTAGAAGAATTAGAGATAGCAAAAAATGTTAATCCTGAAGAGAAATCAATTATATATAAATATGACAGTTATAAAAGAAAATTAGATAAAAATATAGTTTCAAAATCTTGGGGAATAGAACAATACAATATAGAAACTCCGGGATTCACAGTGGCAATAACAGATACTATTACGGCACAAAAAGACAGTCCTTTATTTTTGAATACATCTTTATATCAGACATTGGCTTATGTACTTCCTCAATTTGGAAGATTTAAAGTATTAGAGATGTATACAAATTATTATGATACAATAGATTTATATAGAGAACTCAATAGAAGAAATGTTGATTATTTTTTAAGGGGTTCTGCTTTTCAAAATAATGATACTTTTACTATCATGCTTGATTTAGTAGATGTTAAGAGTGAAAAAGTTGTTACTAATTTTACTGTTATGACCAGAGGCAGAGAAAAGGTAATGGGTGCTGCTGTTATGGCAGGAAGGGTTATAAATAATAGTATTCCTTTCTATTCAAAAGTTATAAAGATTCATAATGATAATATATATATAAATGCTGGAAGAATGCAGGGCGTAACCAATAATATGAATTTGATTCTTTATGATACATCGATACCTAGAACTGATTTATCTACTAGAGGTTACAATAGTGCTGTAGGTATGATAAAGGTTATAACAGCAGATGAAAATGTTTCTTTGGTTAAACTTATAGACGGAAGACTTTTAAATAAAGTTAATTTAAATCAAATAGTAATGCCTTATATAACAAATACAGTTCAAAGCACTAATACCAATGCTAATGCTGTTAATTAA
- a CDS encoding hemolysin family protein, with the protein MDIIIIIVLILLNGIFAMSEIAVISARKSSLMKDSKEGNKGAKTALTLADNPDKFLSTIQIGITLIGILTGIYSGDTVAKELANLLIKINVPSSYSSVIAQVLVVALVTYLTLIFGELVPKRIGMVMPERIAKVVAAPMTILSKIGAPFVWVLSNSALLVSRVLGIKDDKTPITEEEIKSMIEEGRQGGEVKEIEQDIIERAFFLGDRKIESIMTHRNDIVFLDVNMSNEEIKKIVSKHSFSAYPVADKNLDNILGVVRVTDIFDKLNTSKAKIEKFVKKANYFHNNMEVYLVLEDMKKNNTKIGLVSDEFGNIDGMITQSDIFEALVGSVTEGKDSKDIRKRKNGGWFVDGQCPMYDFLEYFEIEDENASNHYNTISGLILELLQHVPREGESLEWKNLNLEIVDMDGARIDKVIVNKIENTDKDNNLENK; encoded by the coding sequence ATGGATATAATAATAATAATAGTGTTAATACTTTTAAATGGTATTTTTGCCATGTCAGAAATAGCAGTAATTTCTGCAAGAAAATCTTCATTAATGAAAGACAGCAAAGAAGGAAATAAAGGTGCAAAAACAGCATTAACTTTAGCAGATAATCCCGATAAATTTTTATCTACAATACAAATAGGTATAACTTTAATAGGTATATTAACAGGTATTTACTCAGGCGATACTGTTGCTAAAGAGCTTGCCAATTTACTTATCAAAATAAATGTTCCTTCATCTTATTCTTCTGTAATAGCTCAGGTATTAGTGGTGGCATTAGTAACATATCTTACATTAATATTCGGAGAACTAGTACCTAAAAGAATAGGAATGGTAATGCCTGAAAGAATAGCAAAAGTTGTTGCGGCTCCTATGACAATACTTTCTAAGATAGGTGCTCCATTTGTATGGGTGTTATCCAATAGTGCATTATTAGTTTCGAGAGTTTTAGGAATAAAAGATGATAAAACTCCTATAACTGAAGAAGAAATAAAATCTATGATAGAAGAGGGAAGACAAGGCGGAGAAGTTAAGGAGATAGAACAGGATATTATAGAGAGAGCTTTCTTTTTGGGAGACAGAAAAATAGAGTCTATAATGACGCATAGAAATGATATAGTATTTTTAGATGTTAATATGAGTAACGAAGAGATAAAAAAAATAGTATCAAAACATTCTTTTTCTGCTTATCCTGTTGCAGATAAAAATTTGGATAATATTTTGGGGGTTGTAAGGGTAACTGATATATTTGATAAACTCAATACATCAAAAGCTAAAATAGAAAAATTTGTGAAGAAAGCCAATTATTTTCATAATAATATGGAAGTTTATTTGGTTCTTGAAGATATGAAAAAGAATAATACAAAAATAGGGCTTGTATCAGATGAGTTTGGAAATATAGATGGAATGATTACTCAAAGCGATATATTTGAGGCTTTAGTAGGTTCTGTAACCGAGGGAAAAGACAGTAAAGATATTAGAAAAAGAAAGAATGGCGGTTGGTTTGTAGACGGGCAATGTCCAATGTATGATTTCTTAGAGTATTTTGAAATAGAAGATGAAAATGCTTCCAATCATTATAATACTATAAGCGGTTTAATATTAGAATTATTACAGCATGTGCCTAGAGAGGGCGAATCTTTAGAATGGAAAAATTTAAATTTAGAAATAGTTGATATGGACGGTGCCAGAATAGACAAGGTTATAGTAAATAAAATAGAAAATACTGATAAAGATAATAACTTGGAAAATAAATAG
- a CDS encoding SPOR domain-containing protein — MELNQNPNIEEKGASINRNIGRKKTLYIVNFTPIRLLIFSISSVALILFIFVLGFHLGGSKPVHANNTDDSIAALMRNAQDSEDMASTETSTADMPNDDITALSEYDAEVNNNSIIREGNTSADRYNEYTQNLASELDAINENIKEKDTAGLAPNTTYTPPQQMASIAPVKTTTPAKSTVPYTRSSSSDSIYFIQVAVGYDKDNTYSARDSLKAKFPKAFIKEETMSDGKMMYKLKVGRYETREEAQKALAEIKKIPAYKDSYIYSDKKVS; from the coding sequence ATGGAGTTAAATCAAAATCCAAACATAGAAGAAAAAGGCGCTTCTATTAATCGCAATATTGGCAGAAAAAAAACTCTTTATATAGTTAATTTTACCCCTATAAGATTATTGATATTTTCTATCAGTTCTGTTGCTTTAATTTTATTTATATTTGTATTAGGTTTTCATTTAGGCGGTTCAAAACCTGTTCATGCAAATAATACTGATGATTCTATTGCAGCTTTAATGAGAAATGCTCAGGACAGTGAAGACATGGCATCAACAGAAACAAGTACAGCTGATATGCCTAATGATGATATTACCGCATTAAGTGAATATGATGCTGAAGTTAACAACAATAGCATTATCAGAGAAGGAAATACTTCTGCAGACAGATACAATGAATATACTCAGAATTTAGCTTCTGAATTAGATGCTATCAATGAAAATATTAAAGAAAAAGATACAGCCGGATTGGCTCCTAACACAACATATACTCCCCCTCAGCAAATGGCTAGTATAGCTCCTGTTAAGACAACAACTCCTGCAAAAAGTACTGTGCCTTATACTAGAAGTTCTTCATCTGATTCTATATACTTTATACAGGTTGCTGTAGGTTATGACAAAGATAATACTTATTCTGCTAGAGATAGTTTAAAAGCTAAATTCCCAAAAGCATTTATAAAAGAAGAAACTATGTCTGACGGAAAAATGATGTATAAATTAAAAGTAGGCAGATATGAAACCAGAGAAGAAGCTCAAAAAGCTTTAGCTGAAATAAAAAAGATACCAGCATATAAAGATAGTTATATTTATTCCGATAAGAAAGTAAGTTAA
- a CDS encoding histidinol-phosphatase: MKYISNLHTHTIYCDGKNTVEENIQYAIDKELISLGFSGHSHFYIDDTSMSEENTIKYLNNIKKAKDIYKDKIQIYLGIEGDYYSNLNKDTDKEMGLDYRIGSVHYIDDSHNSYFPIDMSRDTFNETINHFGSIKEVIFRYYDNVIKMIENQKPDIIGHLDLVKKYNLNKEYFTEEEDWYIEKTDEVIDVIEKSKSIVEINTKLMNKNNLNAHYPNKRIIKKLLEKNIPITINSDAHQCNNIDNFYFETADELNKLGVKSIKMLIDNEFKDIDISKLGENI; this comes from the coding sequence ATGAAATACATATCAAATTTACATACACATACTATATACTGCGACGGTAAAAATACGGTTGAAGAAAATATACAATATGCTATAGATAAAGAATTAATCAGTTTAGGTTTTTCAGGGCATTCTCATTTTTATATAGATGATACTTCTATGTCTGAAGAAAATACTATTAAATATTTAAATAATATAAAAAAAGCAAAAGATATTTATAAAGATAAAATACAGATTTATTTGGGAATAGAAGGCGATTATTATTCAAATTTAAATAAGGATACTGATAAAGAAATGGGACTTGATTATAGAATAGGTTCTGTACATTATATTGATGATAGTCATAATTCGTACTTTCCTATAGATATGTCAAGAGATACTTTTAATGAAACTATAAATCATTTTGGCAGTATTAAAGAAGTTATTTTTAGATATTATGATAATGTTATAAAGATGATAGAAAATCAGAAACCTGATATTATAGGGCATTTAGATTTGGTAAAAAAATATAATTTGAATAAAGAATATTTTACAGAAGAAGAAGATTGGTATATAGAAAAGACAGATGAAGTTATAGATGTTATTGAAAAGAGTAAATCTATAGTCGAAATAAATACTAAACTAATGAACAAAAATAATTTGAATGCACATTATCCTAATAAAAGAATTATAAAAAAATTATTAGAGAAGAATATACCTATTACTATAAATTCAGATGCTCATCAATGTAATAATATAGATAATTTTTATTTTGAAACTGCTGATGAACTAAATAAACTCGGTGTGAAATCTATAAAAATGTTAATAGATAATGAGTTTAAAGATATTGATATAAGTAAATTAGGGGAGAATATATAA
- the ftsZ gene encoding cell division protein FtsZ: MNPNYRIELADNMKGSEKMAFNNDSSSLDTVIKVIGIGNGGCNAVNRMIEEGLKDVEFIAMNTDAQALSRSNAPTRIVLGDRVTQGLGAGTDPEKGAEAAREDIANIEEVVNGANLVFIASSFGGGTGTGASPVVAEAAKKAGALTIGVVTKPFEYEGKLKMSRAESGIDKMLTVVDSLIIIPNENLYDMVDMDNYSYEEALSVVDDVLRQGVQGISDIITQTGFINVDFADVKTMISLSNGRAHLGIGVGKGDERLQKAITNAFENPLLDVSSIKNARGILANIVCPKDFAMKEYREASKIINNYANDNANIKIGVCPKEELKDEIIVTIVATGFDANSKNNSENKDIDSNANDIINKSASSNKSEIINNNNNSNSSNDVSANNSYSPAVDTNNKKEEDISSSKNEINKAEVSEKIISESKISSKNIAENIVDIDNINTIVKEPQEGHEVELETLNINSEINIEKDESVEAVIEKNEAVIEEEKEEIKENVLISNNNDKVQETKEYKFENYIRNLKKPLITKANRFNNLNDSITVNNNEEENDNKKDIKETFNRTIVNNNSEYAHRYETKERISEEMRFEEEEKHNNPHSDYHKNPFDIVSDDYMDKHNKMGSKMSIFGETSTIDNDLEKPAFLRRQIQARNTMR; encoded by the coding sequence ATGAATCCTAACTATCGCATAGAATTGGCAGACAATATGAAAGGGAGCGAAAAAATGGCATTTAATAATGATTCTTCATCATTAGATACTGTAATAAAAGTAATAGGTATCGGAAACGGCGGCTGCAATGCTGTAAACAGAATGATAGAAGAAGGCTTAAAAGATGTAGAGTTTATTGCTATGAATACAGATGCTCAAGCATTATCCCGTTCTAATGCTCCTACAAGAATAGTTTTAGGAGACAGAGTAACTCAGGGACTAGGGGCAGGTACAGATCCTGAAAAAGGTGCTGAGGCTGCCAGAGAGGATATTGCCAATATAGAAGAAGTTGTAAACGGAGCTAATTTGGTATTTATTGCAAGCAGTTTCGGAGGCGGTACAGGAACGGGAGCAAGCCCTGTAGTTGCTGAAGCAGCCAAAAAAGCAGGGGCTTTAACTATAGGAGTTGTAACTAAGCCTTTTGAATATGAAGGTAAATTGAAAATGAGCCGTGCTGAGTCTGGAATTGATAAAATGCTTACTGTAGTAGACTCTCTTATAATAATACCTAATGAAAACCTTTATGATATGGTTGATATGGATAATTACAGTTATGAAGAGGCATTATCAGTTGTAGATGATGTGCTTCGTCAGGGCGTACAAGGAATATCCGATATAATAACTCAAACAGGATTCATTAATGTTGACTTTGCAGATGTTAAGACTATGATTTCCCTATCTAATGGAAGAGCTCATTTAGGTATAGGTGTAGGTAAGGGAGATGAAAGACTTCAAAAAGCTATAACTAATGCATTTGAAAATCCTCTTTTAGATGTTTCAAGCATAAAAAATGCAAGAGGTATACTTGCAAATATAGTTTGTCCTAAAGATTTTGCTATGAAAGAGTATAGAGAGGCTAGTAAAATCATTAATAATTATGCTAATGATAATGCTAATATAAAAATAGGGGTTTGTCCTAAAGAAGAGCTTAAAGATGAAATTATCGTTACAATAGTTGCTACAGGATTTGATGCTAATTCTAAGAATAATTCTGAAAATAAAGATATAGATTCAAATGCTAATGATATAATAAATAAATCTGCATCATCAAATAAAAGTGAAATTATAAATAATAATAATAATTCTAATAGTTCTAATGATGTATCTGCTAATAATTCATATTCTCCTGCTGTTGATACTAATAATAAAAAAGAAGAGGATATAAGCAGCAGTAAAAATGAAATTAATAAAGCAGAAGTAAGTGAAAAGATAATATCTGAGAGTAAAATATCATCAAAAAATATAGCTGAAAATATAGTTGATATAGATAATATAAATACAATAGTCAAAGAACCTCAGGAAGGACATGAAGTAGAACTTGAAACTTTGAATATTAATTCAGAAATTAATATAGAAAAAGATGAATCAGTAGAAGCAGTAATAGAAAAAAATGAAGCAGTAATAGAAGAAGAGAAAGAGGAAATTAAAGAAAATGTATTAATTTCAAATAATAATGATAAAGTTCAAGAAACCAAAGAATATAAATTTGAAAATTATATTAGAAATCTTAAAAAACCTCTAATAACTAAAGCAAATAGATTTAATAATCTCAATGATAGTATCACTGTAAATAATAATGAAGAAGAAAATGATAATAAAAAAGATATTAAAGAAACATTTAATAGAACTATAGTTAATAATAATTCAGAGTATGCTCATAGATATGAAACAAAAGAAAGAATATCAGAAGAGATGCGTTTTGAAGAAGAGGAGAAACATAATAATCCCCATTCTGATTATCACAAAAATCCATTTGATATAGTATCAGATGATTATATGGATAAGCATAATAAAATGGGTTCAAAAATGTCTATATTTGGCGAAACTTCTACTATTGATAATGATTTGGAAAAACCGGCATTTTTAAGAAGACAAATACAGGCAAGAAATACTATGAGATAA
- a CDS encoding thiamine biosynthesis protein: protein MSDKKAKAILLLSGGLDSTLVGAILKRENIDVLALRFVTGLEYSVIKEELLEIYSEDPAKKAADFLNIPIRFVSLKDVYLDMFLNPKYGYGSAINPCLDCHILMLKTAKKIMEDEGFDFIATGEVKGQRPMSQKSQDLINAIKESGLEGKLLRPLSAKLLPITKAEEEGLINRENLYDIYGRSRNVQMKLAEEFGITDYPIPAGAGCSIVDKGYARRYNDLISNNGKDILNIELMQYLAIGRHIRMNKNVKLLLGRNEKENDALEKRKRVNCIILKPNYNRGPLGYLEIYDDNAENIDKDIIYKSAMIMGYFSKEENETLSITASYYNDCKEYKNEVIQINNKESKNTKFEQIV, encoded by the coding sequence ATGAGCGATAAAAAGGCAAAAGCTATTTTACTGTTATCCGGAGGCTTAGATAGTACACTTGTAGGAGCCATATTAAAAAGAGAAAATATTGATGTGCTTGCTTTAAGATTTGTTACGGGATTGGAATATTCTGTCATAAAAGAAGAATTACTTGAAATATATAGTGAAGATCCTGCTAAAAAAGCTGCAGATTTTCTTAATATACCAATAAGATTTGTATCATTGAAAGATGTTTATTTAGATATGTTTTTAAATCCTAAATACGGCTATGGAAGTGCAATTAACCCATGTTTAGACTGTCATATATTAATGCTTAAAACTGCTAAAAAAATAATGGAAGATGAAGGATTTGATTTTATAGCGACAGGAGAAGTAAAAGGACAAAGACCTATGAGTCAGAAATCTCAGGACTTGATAAATGCTATAAAAGAAAGCGGACTTGAAGGAAAATTATTGAGACCCTTATCTGCTAAACTTTTACCTATAACTAAAGCTGAAGAAGAAGGACTTATAAACAGAGAAAATCTTTATGATATATACGGAAGAAGCAGAAATGTACAGATGAAATTGGCAGAAGAGTTTGGCATAACAGACTACCCTATACCTGCAGGTGCCGGATGTTCTATAGTGGATAAAGGATATGCCAGAAGATATAATGATTTAATTTCTAATAATGGGAAAGATATACTTAATATAGAGCTTATGCAGTATTTAGCTATAGGAAGACATATAAGAATGAATAAAAATGTTAAACTTCTGCTTGGAAGAAATGAAAAAGAAAATGATGCTTTGGAGAAAAGAAAAAGAGTAAACTGTATAATATTAAAACCTAATTATAATAGAGGACCTTTAGGATATTTAGAAATATATGATGATAATGCAGAAAATATTGATAAGGATATAATATATAAATCAGCTATGATAATGGGATATTTTTCAAAAGAGGAAAATGAAACTCTGTCAATAACAGCATCATACTATAATGATTGTAAAGAATATAAGAATGAAGTAATACAAATAAATAATAAAGAATCTAAAAATACTAAATTTGAGCAGATAGTTTAA
- the radA gene encoding DNA repair protein RadA — MAKKNNTIFVCDNCGESTINWMGKCPSCGSWNSLKPFTEPSQDTNKSIRERTSTSANTDKASLTPLKKIKTNDRTRISTNIDELNRVLGGGIVQGSVILIGGEPGIGKSTLLLQTASNIAKNEKVYYFTGEESLEQIKLRADRLTLEDSDFLISSESNCDNIINTLLDDTPSLAIIDSIQTIYSPSTNSIAGSPAQIKNCAWALMQTAKLKNITIFLVGHITKEGTIAGPKILEHIVDCVLYFEGDDKGIYRILRAVKNRYGAVDEVGIFEMAEKGLMEAKDPSRVFTRGVNESVFAGNVITPVIEGSRVFCVEQEALVGSSAFGYPRRLTIGYDQYRLLIIIAILEKRAHLNLSNQDVYINIANGLNVKETASDLAIAMAIASSMSGISIQRTTAYIGELGLSGEVRPVRFIERRIKEMQKFSLKEVYISKRAVKEIKNPGDIKIIGIDHISEAVKRLGIGN; from the coding sequence ATGGCTAAAAAAAATAACACTATATTCGTATGCGATAATTGTGGAGAAAGCACAATTAATTGGATGGGGAAATGTCCTTCATGCGGTTCTTGGAATAGCTTAAAACCTTTTACAGAGCCGTCTCAGGACACTAATAAATCCATAAGAGAAAGAACTTCAACATCAGCTAATACTGATAAGGCATCATTGACTCCGCTAAAAAAAATAAAAACTAATGATAGAACTAGAATATCAACAAATATAGATGAACTTAACAGAGTATTAGGCGGAGGAATAGTACAGGGAAGCGTTATATTAATAGGCGGAGAGCCGGGAATAGGTAAATCTACCCTACTACTTCAAACTGCATCTAATATTGCTAAAAATGAAAAGGTTTATTATTTCACAGGCGAAGAATCTCTTGAACAAATAAAATTAAGAGCAGACAGACTAACATTAGAAGATTCTGACTTTTTAATATCTTCAGAATCGAATTGCGATAATATAATAAATACTTTATTAGATGACACTCCATCTCTTGCTATAATAGACTCTATACAGACAATATACAGTCCTTCTACAAATAGCATAGCAGGCTCACCAGCACAAATAAAAAACTGTGCTTGGGCTTTGATGCAGACTGCAAAATTAAAAAATATAACAATATTTTTAGTAGGTCATATCACAAAAGAAGGTACTATAGCAGGACCTAAAATACTAGAACATATTGTAGACTGCGTATTATATTTTGAGGGCGATGATAAAGGAATATACAGAATATTAAGAGCGGTGAAAAATCGTTACGGTGCTGTTGATGAGGTTGGAATATTTGAGATGGCAGAAAAAGGATTAATGGAAGCTAAAGATCCTTCAAGAGTATTCACAAGAGGAGTTAATGAATCAGTATTTGCTGGAAATGTTATAACTCCTGTCATAGAAGGAAGCAGAGTATTTTGCGTAGAGCAAGAGGCATTAGTAGGAAGCAGTGCATTTGGATATCCTAGAAGGCTTACCATAGGTTATGATCAGTACAGACTCCTAATAATAATAGCGATATTAGAAAAAAGAGCACATTTAAATCTTTCAAATCAAGATGTATACATAAACATAGCAAACGGACTCAATGTCAAAGAAACTGCAAGCGATTTAGCGATAGCAATGGCAATAGCTTCTAGTATGTCCGGAATATCAATTCAGAGAACTACTGCTTATATTGGAGAATTGGGGCTTTCTGGAGAAGTAAGACCGGTTAGATTTATAGAAAGAAGGATAAAAGAGATGCAGAAATTCTCTCTTAAGGAAGTATACATATCTAAGAGAGCTGTAAAAGAAATTAAAAATCCGGGTGATATAAAGATAATAGGCATAGATCATATATCTGAAGCCGTTAAAAGGCTTGGTATTGGAAATTAA